The Comamonas sp. 26 DNA window GACCTTTGGCAGCTCATGGCCCATGCGCTGCTGCTGCAAGGCATTGTGGGTGAGGAGTCGCTGTCTGCCGGTGTCTGGTATGTGTCCATCGACTTTCAGCTGTTTGCGGGCACTGTATTGCTGCTGGCCGGGGTGCGCTGGCTGCAGCAACGGATTGCTGCACGCTTGGGCGATGCAGCGGTTGCACGCTGCTGGCCGTGGACCGTAACTGGCGCGCAGGCGCTGGTCGTGCTGGGCGCGTCGGCATCGCTGCTGAGCTTCAATCTGGATGCTGAGCTTGATGTCTGGGCCATTTACTTCATGGGTGCCTATGGCATAGGCATGATGGCCTTCTGGGCTGTGGCGGCAGAAAAGCGCATCACGGCGTGGAGCTGGGGCATGCTGATTGCCGCACTGGTCATTGGTGCGCTGGTTTATGAATGGCGCGACCGTATCTTTCTGGCCGGCGTGACGGCCATGCTGCTGATCATCTGCATGCGCACCGAGGGCATTGCGCGCTGGAAGGGCTTTGCGCCGCTGCGTCGACTGGGTGAGATTTCGTATTCGGTGTTTCTCATCCACTTCTCCATCTGTCTGCTGGTCAATGCGGTGGTCAACCACTTCTGGCATGGCTCAGTCACAGCGGCCGTGGTGGGCATTCCGTTTGCCTTTGTGCTGTCTCTGACGGCGGGTTATGCGCTGTACCAGCTGGTTGAATGCCATGTCTCGTCGTGGAACCAGGCACTGCGCTGGCAGGCGGGTCTGATTGGTGCCGGTTTGCTGACGACCTTGCTGGCAGGTCTGCGTTAAATCTGTTGGCACCCATAAAAAAGCAGCCCGATGAGGCTGCTTTTTTTGTGATTGCAGGCTGGGCTGGGTTAGCGGTGCAACTCGCCTGAGCTTTCAGGCTGGAACTCGATGGCATCAACGCGCACCGTGACCTGATGACCCGTGGGGCTAGGCATCTTCAACTCATCGCCGACAGAAAGACCCAGCAAGGCAATGCCCACGGGGGCAAAGATGGAGACCTTGTCGGCGCTGCCATCCATGTCCTTGGGGTAGACCAGTGTCAGCGTGTTGCTCTTGTTGATTTCGAGCATGGTGAAGCGCACCGTCGAATTCATGGTCACCACATTGGGGGGCATATCTTCCGGGTCGAGCACATCTGCGCGATCCAGCTCTGCTTCCAGTGCATCACGGCCCGGAAACAGGCTGTTGTTCTTTTCCAGCAGCGTTTCGATGCGTTCCAGATCCAGAGACGACAAAGTGATGTTGGGCTTGCGCTCCATGGTGTGACTCCCTTGCGAGATGCAGTAATTGACGCTTTGGCGTTGCGCGAACGGACAAAAGCCCGGGCAACGGTGTTGTCCGGGCCAAGGCATGCAGATAGGCACCAAATTGGTGCATTCCCTGTATTGTCAGCCAAGGATGCGGAAGTGCCAAGTCATCTCGCACTGGGTCAGTGCGAATTAAGTTTAATGTTTGCTCTTCTTTAAGTAGCGTGTTACGCCTGCCAGTAAAGGGCTTGATTCTGTTTTTATAGAAAATTTAAAACTCTTGATTGACACGGTATTGATTGCGATGTTTCAAGAGTTGTCTCTTTCATCCAATTTTTAAATCATTAATACTCATGTGCGTAGAATTCGGTAAAACTAAAAATTATTTTTGAATGTATTTGGTATTATTTTAAAATTTGCATGAATTAAATAATTTCGATAATTTTATTTTCAGATAAGTAGGTGATTTTTTTTAATAAATTTCATTATGGTAATTCATGGTTAAATGATTTTTGTCCGATGGCGACAGCTCTTGCCTTTTTGCGTCATTTTATTTGTAAGGGAAGGCTTGCTCTCAGTAGATGCCCGATTGACCTTGATCAATGGGGTTTGTGAAAATATTCTATGGTAAGCCAATGGCTTTGTTTATTGATTCAGAAGTGGGTAAGTCATGAATCAGCGCAGTGTTCGTAATATCAGTCTCAAAAAATATTCTCAGATTGCCACTGATCTGGGAATTGATCAATTACGAATGTTCCGACAGGTGGGGCTTGAATCCAGCTGGCTGCAGGCTTCTGAAATTTGGGTGCCTGAAACCAATTTTGCCCATTTGCTTCAAAAAACATCCAGCGCTGCTGATAATGCATCGATAGGCCTGTTAATGGGCGCGCTGTGGAAGCTTTCTGATTTTGGTTATTTAAGCCTCGCCCTTCAGTACCAAGCCAGCCTAGGGCAGGCGATTGCTACCATTTCTGAGTACTCGCACCTGCTCAGCAGCACAATTAGCGTCAATGTGGTGCGGCAGAACAAAGTTGCCATCATTCAGCTGCACTTGACTACGGGCCGGGAGCAGCCGGGGCGTCACCCGGTGGAGTTGGGCGTGGCGGTGCTGCAGGCCTTGTGCCGCCATCAGCTGGGTCGCAACTGGTGCCCTATGAGCACGCATTTCACACATGAGGCACCGATCAGCACGGTGCAGCATCGGCGTATCTTTGGCTCGGACATGGTGTTTGATTCTGATTTCGACGGACTGGTGCTTTCTTGCGCAGACCTTGACCAGATTCACCCCGCTTATGACGAAAGCATGGAGCAGTATGCGCGCCACTTTCTTGACACCATGGCGCCTGTGCGAGCCCGGCCAGATATTGAGCAGCAGGTCAAGCTGGCCATTCAGGCCTTGTTGCCCCATGGTCGCTATAGCATCGCGCAGGTGGCCAGCACCATTGGGTTCAGCACGCGCTCGCTACAGCGCAATCTGGATAGTTCGGGCACCAGTTTTCAGCTGGCGCTCAATGCCGTGCGTATGCAGACTGCGACCCGGGCGCTGAAGAACCCGCGTCTGTCCATCAGCGACGTGGCCCTGCAGACCGGCTTTGCCGAGAACAGCTCTTTTACGCGCTGGTTCAATGCAGAGTTTCAACAAAGCCCCAGCAACTGGCGCGCCGTGAATTTTGCGAGCGTAGCGGTGAACTGATGGAGCGAACCTGACAGCCGGGTGAGCAAGAACGCACAAGGCCGGAGTCTCAATGACTCCAGCCTTTGTGTTTTTACAGACGCTGGCTATTACTGAGGCTGATAGTCAATCGACTTGAGCAGCGCCTGCTGGCGCTGATAAGCCTTTTGCAGCTCGCTCATCAGGGCTTCAGACGTTGCATCAGTGCCAGATTCCATTCCCATATCCCTGACCTTGGCGGCGATCTGAGGTTGCTTGAAGTACTGCAGAGCAATCTCGCGGACCTTGGCCTGCACATCGGCTGGCGTGTCAGGGCGGGACCAGACGCCAAACCAGCTCACCTCAGATAGCTGTGGGTAGCCCAGCTCCTTGAAGGTGGGTACGTCGGGCAATTGCTCCATACGATTGGGGTAGTTCACGGCCAGAGCCTTGACTTTGCCGGCCTTGATCAGGGGCAGGGAGGTGGTGAGACCGTCCATCATCAGTGGGATATGACCACCCATGAGATCGGTCAGGGCAGGGGGCGAGCCCTTGTAGCCTAGGTGCTTCATCTTGATGCCCATCAGATGCCCCAGCAGCATGCCCGAGGTATGGCCGCGCATGCCCGCAGCATAGGAGGCAAAGTCCAGACCTTCTGGCTGCTTTTTGCCATAGGCGCTGAGCTGCTGCAGATTGCTGGCCGGGAAGTCTTTGTTGGCGATAAGTACCAGGCCGTTACGGCTGAGCTGGGCCAGCGGCTTCAGGTCTTTGAAGGGCTGATAGTTGACCTTGTAGGCCAGGGGCGTTTCACTGACGATGCCGCCCTGGATCAACAAAAACGTATGCGCATCTTTGCCGTTATTGAGCAAGTCTGTCACGGCCAGCACTCCGGCAGCGCCGGGCTTGGACTCCACAATCACGGGTTTTCCCAGCTGCTTTTGCATGCCGTCTGCCAGCAGGCGAGCGAGAGAGTCTGCATTGCCGCCTGCAGGCCCGCCCACGATCATTCGAATGGGTTTGCTGGGCCATGCTGGCGTTTGCGCATGGGCTGAAAAGCTTGTGGCAACGCCCGTCACACTCAGGCAGGCACCCAGCGCGACCGCTTTCCATTGAATTGTCTTGCTCATCGTTGTCTCCGTTTGTTCTGGTCTGTTTCCCAAAAACCTTACGCCCAAATGCTTGAGGCATGGTTCTGGGTGCGCCGGCGTCGCAGCGGTGAATGCCACGTCACACGATGTCAAAAATTCTCAGATGGAGCCCTGAGATGCCGCTTGACGAATGACGCCAGTATTTGATGGCTTCAGACGGATCAGGGTTTTGGAGCAAAGGCTTGCTGGCCTGCTGTCTGGGGGCTTTCCGAGCGCTCAATGGCATTCAGAAAAGAGCGTACCAGCAGGCTTTCACTGCGCTCTTTCATGCAATACACATAGGTGGTAGTTCTGGCTGGGTCGCCCGCAATCCGAACGGGTTTGAAGCGCGGGTCTGCAATGAATTCGGCTTCGGACACGGTGCCTACGCCCAGACCACGCGCCACGGCTTCACGAATGGCTTCGCGGCTGCCGATCTCTAGTGAAGTGCGGGGCTCAATACCCGCTTCTCTGAGCGCTTTCTCCAGTGCAGAGCGTGTGGTGGAGCCCTGCTCGCGCAGCAGCAGGGGCTGGCCTCGAAGCTCATGAATTTCAATCTGCTCGCGCCGTGCCAGCGGGTGATCGACATGGGCAAACATGATGATGGCGTGGCGCGCATATTCGCGGGCCAGCAGCTCGGGCCTGTCGTAGAGACCGGCTAGCACAGACACGTCGGTGGTGTAGTTCTCCAGATCCTGCAGCACCTGCTGAGAGTTGCCCATGCGTATAGACAACTGTAGCTTTGGGTGGCGTGCGCGGTAACTGGCCACCATTTCAATCACATGAAAGGGTCCCACGGCCCCGATCTTGAGTTCGCCCTGATTGAGCTGGCCCGAGTCACGCAGAAAGAACTCGGTTTCCGACTCCAGCGCCAGCAGCTTCTGTGCCAGCGCCATCAGTTTGTGCCCTGCGCTGGTCAGCGTCATGCGATAGCCCTGACGGTGAAACAGCTCGATCTGGCTTTGCCTCTCCAGTGTGGCGATCTGGCTGGAGACCGTAGGCTGGCTCACTCCCAGGCTGCGGGCCGCAGCGCTCAGGCTGCCTTGCTGTGCCACGGAGATAAAGGCGCGATAGCGGGCGGTACTCATGCAAATCTCATCTCAAGGTTGAATCTATAGAAGCTGTCAAAACTGATTTTGAAACCTTCACATGACAGTCATATGTCGTCCCTAACATTTGCGTCAACGCACTGCAATAACGGTGCGATGGCTCCGGCGAGAGCCGCACTCTACAGACGCACATGCAAAGGATGAACTCCATGACGATGACCCGCAAAACCTGGCTGAAAGCCGCAGTCGCCAGCCTGACCCTGGCAGCTACCACCGGCATCATGGCGCAGCAGCCCACCGAGCTGCGCGTGGGCCTGATCCCTTCTGAAGACGCTCAGGCCATGATGCGTGCCAGCCAGCAGGTGATGGAGCAACTGGCTGCGAAGACCGGCATGAAGGTCAAGCCCTTTGTGGCGAATGACTACAACGGCGTGATCGAAGCCATGCGCTCGGGCAAGATTGACGTGGCTTACTTTGGCCCGTTCTCATATGTGCTGGCCAGCCAGCTGGCCAATGCCGAGGCCTTTGCCATTCCTGTGGCCAAGAAGTCGGGCAAAAGCTCATACCAGAGCCTGATCATCAGCAAGAAAGACAAAGGCCCAGCCACTGTGGCGCAGCTGCAGGGCAAGACCTTTGCGTTTGTCGACCCCAGCTCGGCCTCGGGTCATCTGTTTCCCAAGGCAGGTCTCAAGGGTGACGGGGTCGACACCGACAAATACTTCTCGCGTGTGATTTTTTCGGGCTCCCACGACGCCAGCATCATGGCGGTGGCCAACGGCAAGGTGGATGCAGCAGCCGTAGCCGATCCCATCTTTCAGACAGCCATTGCCAAGGGCCATGTGAAGGCCGAGGACTTCCAGATCATCTGGCGGTCGCAGCCCATCCCTGAGTCCCCCATGGCCTGGCGCAAGAACCTAGACGAGGCCACCAAGAAAAAAGTCGCCGCCGCGCTGGCCGAAATCAAGGGCCTGCCCTGGGGCGACCGGGGTGAGCTCAATGGCTTTGCCCCGACCAGCGATCAGGCCTACGACGTGGTGCGCAACACCGCCAAGGCCCTGAATCTGGACCTGGGGAAGATGAAATGATCACCATCCGCAATCTGCGCAAAAGCTATGTCAGCAACCATGTGCTGCACGGCATCGACATGGATGTGAAGGCGGGTGAGTTTGTAGTGATGCTGGGCTTGTCCGGCGCAGGCAAATCCACCTTGCTGCGCTGTATGAATGGCCTGAACCAGCCTGACAGCGGAACGCTGCAGGTGGGCGGCATTGACCTGATGCAAAAACATTCGCGCCGCGAGCTGGCCCGTCATGTGGCCATGGTGTTTCAGCACCACAACCTGGTGCAGCGCCTATCGGTACGCAAGAACGTTCTGACCGGGCGGCTGGGGCAGGTGGGCACGCTGGCATCGGTGCTGCAGCTGTTCAGGCAAAGCGATATCGCGCTAGCCGATGAATGCCTGCAGCGCGTGGGCCTGGCCCATAAGGCTGATGAGCGCACAGAAGCGCTGTCGGGTGGACAGATGCAGCGCGTCGGCATTGCCCGGGCTCTGGCCCAGCAGCCGCAGGTGATTCTGGCGGACGAGCCGGTTGCGAGTCTGGACCCCAAGACCGCCCGCAGCGTGCTGCAGTATCTGCGTGAAGCCACGCGGGAGCTGGGTATTGCCGTGGTCTGCAATCTGCATCAGGTCGATTACGCCAAGGAGTTTGGCGACCGCATCGTCGGTCTCTCGCAAGGGCGCATGGTGTTTGATGGAGCGCCTGAGTTACTCAATGAAGATGCGCTCAACGCTATCTACAGCAGTGATGTGCAGCATCCGCCGCAGTCACCCGCAGAGGCTGGCATTGCGCTGACCGCGCCCGGCGCATGGTTGCCGAAGGCCATGCCTGCCGTAGCCACTGCAGGAGGTTTGCAATGAACAGTCACCCCTTGAAAAACACGCCAGACCGCTGGCAATGGACGGCGGCACGCCCCGCAGGCATCAGCGGCTGGCTGGGGTATGCAGGGCTGGCTCTGGCGATAGTCTGGGTACTGCACTGGAGCGCAGAGGGCGCGCAGATGAGCTGGGGTGAGCTGGCGGGCGGCATGCCGCAGATTGGCGACTTTCTCTCGCGTTCTGTGCCGCCGGACTGGAGCATCTTGCCGCGCCTGTGGGCACCGGCGCTAGAGACGATTCAGATTGCCGTCTGGGGCACTTTGCTGTCTGTGCTGCTGGCGCTGCCGCTGTCCTTTATCGCGGCCAGCAATCTGCACAGCTGGCACTGGCTGCGCCGCATCACGCGGCAGTTTCTCAACGTGGTGCGCAGCATTAACGAGCTGATTCTGGCACTGGTCTTTGTCTCGGCTGTGGGCCTGGGACCTTTCCCCGGTGTGCTGGCGCTGGCCCTGCACGGCATGGGCATGCTGGCCAAATTCTTTGCCGAGGCGATTGAAGAAATCGACGAAGGCCCGCTGCAAGCCCTGCGCAGCGCCGGTGCCACTCAGCTGCAGATCATTGCCTTTGGCGTGGTGCCGCAGGTCATCACCGCGTGGATTGCCGTGGTGCTCTACCGCTTCGAGGTCAATCTGCGCTCAGCCACTGTGCTGGGCATGGTGGGCGCGGGCGGGCTGGGCTTTGAGCTGGTCAGCAGCCTCAAGCTGTTTCGCTATCAAGAAACAGCCACTTGCATCATCGTCATCACGGTGATGGTGATTGCCGCTGACATGGTTTCCAACTGGCTGCGCAGCCGCATTCAGCAGGGCGCACGCCACTGATAGAGCTGCGATGCCAGCATGCATCGCAATCTTTCTGAATCTTCAAAAAAATGAGCTTAAAGCGTTTGTATAGAAAGCGCTGAGGGCAGATTTCGCTCAAAAATCTTCAAAGGATTTTCTCGTGTGGACTTATCACAACCCCGTGCACACCCATGTGGGCCGCAACAGCCTGAACCAACTGCCTGCCTTGCTGGCTGGCCGCAACTGCCTGCTGGTCACTTTTCCTGAGGCCGAAGGTCTGGGGCTGGTGCAGCGTGTGCGAGCCCTGCTGGGCAGTCAGCTGCGCGGCGTGATTGACAGCATTTCGCCCAACCCCGATGTGCAATGGCTGGCCCCGCTGTACGAGCAGGTGCAGCGCGATCATGCCGATGTGCCCGTCATCGTGGCACTGGGCGGCGGCAGCGCCATTGACTCAGCCAAGGCCTTGCTGTGCGCAACAGAATCCGGAAAATTTTCCGATTTGCTCTCGATTTTGCAGCAGGGAGCGCAATTGCTACCAGCGCCACACAAGCATTTGATTGCGATTCCCACCACGGCAGGCACGGGCAGCGAAGTGACGCCTTGGGCCACGATCTGGGATCAGGCGGCGGGTCAGAAGTACTCGCTCCATCAGGAGTGCACCTGGCCCGAGGCTGCGGTGATTGATGCCGATCTCATGACCAGTCTGCCCGCTGGTGCCTCGCTGGCTTCCGGGCTGGATGCGTTATCGCACGCGCTGGAATCCATCTGGAATGTGAACCGTAACCCCATATCGATGGCGCTGGCCGTGCAGTCGGCCCGCCGCACGCTGGCCACATTGCCCGCGCTGATGCGTGATTTGCTCAACCCGCAACTGCGCAGCGATATGGCTGAGGCCGCGCTGCTGGCCGGGCTGGCTTTTTCCAATACCAAGACGGCGCTGGCGCATTCGCTCTCATACGACATCACGCTGCAGCATGGCGTGCCGCATGGCATTGCCTGCTCATTCAGCCTGCCGCTGGTGCTGGAGATGGCGCTGGGGGCCGATGCCGTGACGGACGCGGCGCTGCTCTCCATCTTTGATGCCATGACACCTGCCGTTGCCGTGCAGCGCCTGCAGCAGTTTTTGCAGCAGCTGGGTGTGGCGACTGACCCCGCGCATTACGGCATCGCCTCCGCTGACTGGCAGACCATGGTGAACAAGGCCGCCAGCGGTCCGCGCGGGCGCAACTTTATTCGCAGCATTTAAATTCGAAACCTAAGTTTTAATCATGAACGCCATCACTCACTCCGAAGAGCAAGCCGTTTCCAAGGCATCCACTACCGCCACAGCCGACCTGTCACCGCTACAAGCCGTCATCTTTGACTGGGCCGGCACGCTGGTGGACTTTGGCTCGCTCGCACCCACGCAGATTTTTGTGGAAGCCTTTGCCACCTTCGGCATCACCATCACGCTGGCGCAGGCGCGCGGGCCTATGGGTCTGTCCAAGTGGGACCATATCTACCAGTTGCTGCAGGATGAAAGCATTGCCACGCAATGGCAGACCCGCTTTGGCCACAGTCCGAGCAACGAGGATGTGGATGCCATCTACGCCCGCTTCATGCCAATGCAAATTGCCAAGGTGGGCGAGTTTTCTGCGCCTATCGAAGGTGCGGTGCAGACCCTGCAATGGCTGCGTGCCAACGGACTGAAGGTCGGTTCCTGCTCGGGCTATCCGCGCGAAGTGCTCAATCAGCTGCTGCCGCAGGCTGAAGCCGCAGGTGTCAAGCCCGATCATGTTGTTGCAGGTGATGAGCTAGCTGCCGGTGGCCGTCCCGGCCCCTTCATGGCGCTGGCCAATGTGCTGGCGCTGGGCATTGGCGATGTGCGTGCCTGCGTGAAGGTGGACGATACCGTGCCCGGCATTGAAGAAGGTCTGCGCGCGGGCATGTGGACCGTGGGGCTTAGCCTGTCGGGCAATGAAGTGGGCTATAGCGTGCAGGAATTTGCCAATGCTCCTGCAGGTGAAGTCAACGCCCGCGTGGCTTCTGCCGAGGCCAAGCTTAAAAAAGCAGGGGCGCATTACGTGGTGCGCAGCGTGATCGATTTGCCCGCCGTGCTGCAAAGCATTGCTGCGGAGATGCGAGCCGGGCGCAAACCGGTTTGATGTGGGCAGAGACGCAGAAAAGAAAATGCAAAAGGGCTGCCAGCGGGGCAGCCCTTTTTTGATAAGGCCTTCGCACTGACTCGCTGGCGAGACTGGTGCTCAGGCCACATCGCCAGCTGCTGTGCTGGCCTCTGGGCCGCCCTGCTCATGGTGTTCAATCACTTTGCGCATCAGCTGCGCAAAAGTCTCCCGTTCTTCTTCGCTCAGCGGGTCCAGCATGCGCTGCTGGGCTTGCAGCACGGCTGGGCCAGCGCTGGTCAGCAGGGCTTCTCCATCAGCAGTAAGCGAAAGCAGGCGCACCCGGCGGTCTTTGGCTGTTTGTTGGCGCTGCAACAGGCCGCGTACTTCCAAGCGGTCGATGACGCCGCCAATAGTGGCTTTGTCAAAGCCTACTTCCACACTTAGCGTGCGCTGATCAATGCCGGGCAGGTGCACCAGTTTTTGCAGCACGGCAAATTGCAGGGGCGTTATGCCCCATGCATCAGTTGCCTGCGTAAACATGGCCACAGCCACTTGTTGCAGGCGGCGAATGCCATGGCCGGGAAAGGTCTCAACCTCCAGCCGAGGGAAGGCGGGTTGGCTGTTGTCACTGCTTGAAGCCATCTCCCGAGAGTCTGCTTTATTCATGGTTAACCCTTATTTTGTTTGCGTTTTGATGTGCAGATAATACGCTGCATACATCTGGTATGTATGCATACTATATGCATGCATATCTAAATGAAGCGAAAGCCGCCCGCCAGCGCTTTCCGCACAAGATTCACCCGACGCACTAGAGGCCTTCATGCAATTTCATCTCAATGGTTTTCGTCCCGGCAGCCCGCTGGTCGCTGAGGCCTCTCCACTGGCACATGCCCATACCGAAACCGCGCCCGCCAAGGTGGATGTCCTCATCGTGGGCTGTGGCCCTGCAGGCCTGACGCTGGCCGCGCAACTGGCGGTGTTTCCTGACATTCATACCTGCATCGTCGAGCAGAAAGAAGGTCCTATGCAACTGGGCCAGGCCGACGGTATTGCCTGCCGCACCATGGAGATGTTCGAGGCCTTTGACTTTGCGGATCAGGTGATCAAGGAAGCCTGCTGGATCAACGATGTCACCTTCTGGAAGCCTGATGACAAGACTCCCGGCAACATCGCCCGCCACGGCCGTGTGCAGGACACGGAAGATGGTCTGTCGGAGTACCCGCACGTCATCCTGAACCAGGCGCGTATTCATGACTTTTATCTGGAGCGCATGCGCAACTCGCCCAGCAAGATGGAGCCCCACTACGCCCGCCGCGTGGTGGATGTGAAGGTGGACCACAGTGCTGCAGATTACCCTGTGAACGTGACGCTGGAGCGCGTTGATGCGGAGCACGCCGGGCAGATCGAAACCGTGCAGGCCCGCTATGTGGTGGGCTGCGATGGCGCGCGCAGCAATGTGCGCCGTGCCATGGGACGCCAGTTGGTGGGTGATTCGGCCAACCACGCATGGGGTGTGATGGACGTTCTGGCGGTTACGGACTTTCCTGATATTCGCTTCAAGGCTGCCATTCAGTCCGAGCATGGCAATGTGCTTATCATTCCGCGTGAAGGCGGCCATCTGGTGCGTTTTTATGTGGAGATGGACAAGCTGGGCGTGGACGAGCGCGTGGCCAATCGTCAGATCACGGTGGAGCAATTGATCGAAACCGCACAGCGCGTCATTCACCCCTACAAGCTGGATGTGAAGAATGTGCCCTGGTGGTCGGTGTATGAGATCGGCCAGCGCATCTGCGACAAGTACGACGATGTGACGGATGCCGTCGCCACCGAAGATTCGCCGCTGCCCCATGTGTTTATCGCTGGCGATGCCTGCCACACCCACAGCCCCAAGGCCGGTCAGGGCATGAACTTCTCCATGCAAGACACCTTCAATCTGGGCTGGAAGCTGGCCGCCGTGCTGCGCAAGCAATGCGTGCCCGAACTGCTGCACACCTACTCGTCTGAGCGTCAGGTCGTTGCCCAGCAACTGATTGACTTTGACCGCGAGTGGGCCCAGATGTTCAGCGATCGCGCCAAGGAAGGCGGCGAGGGCGGTGTGGACCCCAAAGAGTTCCAGAAATACTTTGAGCAGCATGGCCGCTTTACCGCAGGCGTGGGCACGCATTACGCACCTTCCGTGCTGACGGGTGAGGCTGCGAACCAAACTCTGGCTAGCGGTTTTACGGTGGGTATGCGCTTTCACTCAGCACCTGTAGTGCGCGTGTCGGATGCCAAGCCTGTGCATCT harbors:
- a CDS encoding MarR family winged helix-turn-helix transcriptional regulator; the protein is MNKADSREMASSSDNSQPAFPRLEVETFPGHGIRRLQQVAVAMFTQATDAWGITPLQFAVLQKLVHLPGIDQRTLSVEVGFDKATIGGVIDRLEVRGLLQRQQTAKDRRVRLLSLTADGEALLTSAGPAVLQAQQRMLDPLSEEERETFAQLMRKVIEHHEQGGPEASTAAGDVA
- a CDS encoding FAD-binding monooxygenase, producing MQFHLNGFRPGSPLVAEASPLAHAHTETAPAKVDVLIVGCGPAGLTLAAQLAVFPDIHTCIVEQKEGPMQLGQADGIACRTMEMFEAFDFADQVIKEACWINDVTFWKPDDKTPGNIARHGRVQDTEDGLSEYPHVILNQARIHDFYLERMRNSPSKMEPHYARRVVDVKVDHSAADYPVNVTLERVDAEHAGQIETVQARYVVGCDGARSNVRRAMGRQLVGDSANHAWGVMDVLAVTDFPDIRFKAAIQSEHGNVLIIPREGGHLVRFYVEMDKLGVDERVANRQITVEQLIETAQRVIHPYKLDVKNVPWWSVYEIGQRICDKYDDVTDAVATEDSPLPHVFIAGDACHTHSPKAGQGMNFSMQDTFNLGWKLAAVLRKQCVPELLHTYSSERQVVAQQLIDFDREWAQMFSDRAKEGGEGGVDPKEFQKYFEQHGRFTAGVGTHYAPSVLTGEAANQTLASGFTVGMRFHSAPVVRVSDAKPVHLGHCGKADGRWRLYAFAGQADLDQPESGLLALCRYLETDPTSPLRRFTPAGQDMDSIFDVRAIFPQAYTDVALEKLPALLLPSKGKLGLLDYEKVFSPDLKSAAQDIYDMRGVDRQQGALVIVRPDQYVAQVLPLNDHAALSAYFEAFMLA